The following coding sequences are from one Pseudopipra pipra isolate bDixPip1 chromosome 16, bDixPip1.hap1, whole genome shotgun sequence window:
- the C16H8orf33 gene encoding UPF0488 protein C8orf33 homolog isoform X2: MERTFFLPHPMSKAPQGVFQEELKWCISQLEADLHLTPPPKPEETQHILKVLRSPETPLAKKQQVMSDVFGDYCLSMAEGQESMEKAGMKPGALEVQPSSGQVADGMKQSDPSPEAKPELFTSSGSSFRFDFTLSETNPGADPGDSRAVTATKQESWNGALRFAASGQEPKFAFNFAIPDEDCCQLQLLPSSQHTDPSLPAEAAALPRAAAMWEPEVTQAAGSAPKEDRSHVTSKIPQPETAPADEAATAKSTGDEAAQKKKKKKKQKPPVSKMEREETETSRKAKTEAKSCQNTNTSHQDEKTSQSDEQLQKELDWCVQQLELGLKTQKPTPKQAEEALRAIRTLRSDKAPLVKKRQLMRAMFGDYRKKLQEELCRELKLMETAAKAARIVEVKGSIRKKNGKFIRKCSGACRKSQGSAGFPSESPRTLYTGLFNDTASKEEFRFNFF, translated from the exons ATGGAGCGG ACATTCTTCCTTCCCCATCCCATGTCCAAGGCTCCCCAGGGTGTGTTCCAGGAGGAGCTGAAGTGGTGCATTTCGCAGCTGGAGGCAGATCTCCACCTCAccccacccccaaaaccag AGGAGACCCAGCACATTCTCAAGGTCCTGCGCTCCCCTGAGACTCCTCTTGCAAAGAAGCAACAAGTGATGAGTGATGTGTTTGGGGATTATTGTCTCAGCATGGCTGAGGGTCAGGAGAGCATGGAGAAAGCAG GCATGAAACCTGGTGCTCTGGAAGTACAGCCAAGCAGTGGGCAGGTTGCAGATGGTATGAAACAGTCTGACCCAAGCCCTGAGGCAAAGCCAGAGCTGTTCACATCATCTGGCAGCAGCTTCCGATTTGATTTTACACTTTCCGAGACCAACCCAGGAGCAGACCCTGGTGACAGCAGAGCTGTCACAGCCACCAAGCAGGAGAGCTGGAATGGAGCCTTGAGGTTTGCTGCCTCTGGACAAGAACCCAAGTTTGCTTTCAACTTTGCCATCCCAGATGAAGACTGTTGTCAGCTCCAGCTACTTCCCTCAAGCCAACATACAGATCCTTCACTGCCTGCtgaagcagcagccctgccaCGGGCTGCAGCCATGTGGGAGCCCGAGGTGACTCAAGCTGCAGGGAGTGCACCCAAAGAGGACAGAAGCCATGTCACATCAAAGATCCCCCAACCAGAGACTGCTCCTGCAGATGAAGCAGCAACAGCGAAATCAACAGGAGATGAAGCTgcccagaagaagaaaaagaagaagaaacaaaaaccaccaGTCAGTAAAATGGAGAGAGAAGAAACTGAGACCAGCAGGaaagcaaagacagaagctaaGAGCTGTCAAAATACAAATACTTCCCATCAGGATGAGAAGACCTCCCAG TCAgatgagcagctgcagaaggagCTGGACTGGTGTGTGCAACAGCTGGAACTTGGCTTGAAGACACAGAAACCCACTCCAAAGCAGG CTGAAGAGGCTCTCCGGGCCATCAGGACACTGCGCAGTGACAAGGCTCCACTGGTAAAGAAGCGGCAGCTCATGAGAGCCATGTTTGGAGACTACAGGAAGAAgttgcaggaggagctgtgcagggagcTGAAGCTCATGGAAACAG CTGCAAAGGCTGCCAGGATCGTGGAGGTGAAGGGAAGCATCCGCAAGAAGAATGGCAAATTCATCCGGAAGTGCTCAGGAGCTTGCAGGAAAAGCCAGGGTTCAGCAGGATTCCCTTCAGAGTCACCCAGGACGCTTTACACAGGCTTATTCAATGACACAGCTTCCAAAGAAGAATTTCGCTTTAATTTCTTCTAG
- the C16H8orf33 gene encoding UPF0488 protein C8orf33 homolog isoform X1 — MERTFFLPHPMSKAPQGVFQEELKWCISQLEADLHLTPPPKPVEETQHILKVLRSPETPLAKKQQVMSDVFGDYCLSMAEGQESMEKAGMKPGALEVQPSSGQVADGMKQSDPSPEAKPELFTSSGSSFRFDFTLSETNPGADPGDSRAVTATKQESWNGALRFAASGQEPKFAFNFAIPDEDCCQLQLLPSSQHTDPSLPAEAAALPRAAAMWEPEVTQAAGSAPKEDRSHVTSKIPQPETAPADEAATAKSTGDEAAQKKKKKKKQKPPVSKMEREETETSRKAKTEAKSCQNTNTSHQDEKTSQSDEQLQKELDWCVQQLELGLKTQKPTPKQAEEALRAIRTLRSDKAPLVKKRQLMRAMFGDYRKKLQEELCRELKLMETAAKAARIVEVKGSIRKKNGKFIRKCSGACRKSQGSAGFPSESPRTLYTGLFNDTASKEEFRFNFF; from the exons ATGGAGCGG ACATTCTTCCTTCCCCATCCCATGTCCAAGGCTCCCCAGGGTGTGTTCCAGGAGGAGCTGAAGTGGTGCATTTCGCAGCTGGAGGCAGATCTCCACCTCAccccacccccaaaaccag TAGAGGAGACCCAGCACATTCTCAAGGTCCTGCGCTCCCCTGAGACTCCTCTTGCAAAGAAGCAACAAGTGATGAGTGATGTGTTTGGGGATTATTGTCTCAGCATGGCTGAGGGTCAGGAGAGCATGGAGAAAGCAG GCATGAAACCTGGTGCTCTGGAAGTACAGCCAAGCAGTGGGCAGGTTGCAGATGGTATGAAACAGTCTGACCCAAGCCCTGAGGCAAAGCCAGAGCTGTTCACATCATCTGGCAGCAGCTTCCGATTTGATTTTACACTTTCCGAGACCAACCCAGGAGCAGACCCTGGTGACAGCAGAGCTGTCACAGCCACCAAGCAGGAGAGCTGGAATGGAGCCTTGAGGTTTGCTGCCTCTGGACAAGAACCCAAGTTTGCTTTCAACTTTGCCATCCCAGATGAAGACTGTTGTCAGCTCCAGCTACTTCCCTCAAGCCAACATACAGATCCTTCACTGCCTGCtgaagcagcagccctgccaCGGGCTGCAGCCATGTGGGAGCCCGAGGTGACTCAAGCTGCAGGGAGTGCACCCAAAGAGGACAGAAGCCATGTCACATCAAAGATCCCCCAACCAGAGACTGCTCCTGCAGATGAAGCAGCAACAGCGAAATCAACAGGAGATGAAGCTgcccagaagaagaaaaagaagaagaaacaaaaaccaccaGTCAGTAAAATGGAGAGAGAAGAAACTGAGACCAGCAGGaaagcaaagacagaagctaaGAGCTGTCAAAATACAAATACTTCCCATCAGGATGAGAAGACCTCCCAG TCAgatgagcagctgcagaaggagCTGGACTGGTGTGTGCAACAGCTGGAACTTGGCTTGAAGACACAGAAACCCACTCCAAAGCAGG CTGAAGAGGCTCTCCGGGCCATCAGGACACTGCGCAGTGACAAGGCTCCACTGGTAAAGAAGCGGCAGCTCATGAGAGCCATGTTTGGAGACTACAGGAAGAAgttgcaggaggagctgtgcagggagcTGAAGCTCATGGAAACAG CTGCAAAGGCTGCCAGGATCGTGGAGGTGAAGGGAAGCATCCGCAAGAAGAATGGCAAATTCATCCGGAAGTGCTCAGGAGCTTGCAGGAAAAGCCAGGGTTCAGCAGGATTCCCTTCAGAGTCACCCAGGACGCTTTACACAGGCTTATTCAATGACACAGCTTCCAAAGAAGAATTTCGCTTTAATTTCTTCTAG
- the AMDHD2 gene encoding N-acetylglucosamine-6-phosphate deacetylase isoform X2 produces MPSNKSVSDAPIVQFTNCRILRDHWLQREDLWVREGKILNPEKLFFDEKGSADVQLDCKGSIIAPGFIDVQINGGFGVDFSLATDDFKSGIDLVSQKILSHGVTSFCPTLVTSPPSVYHQVLPQISVRNGGGHGAGILGAHLEGPFISREKKGAHPEHCLRTFEAGAFQDLLNTYGSLDCVRIVTLAPEMKRSSEVIQELTKRGVCVSLGHSVANLSQAEEAVQHGATFITHLFNAMLPFHHRDPGIVGLLTSDKIPAGRRVFYGMISDGIHTNPAALRIAHRAHPKGLVLVTDAIAGMGLAPGRHTLGQQVVEIDGLNTYIAGTKTLSGSVATMDTCVRHFQEATGCSVEMALEAASLHPAQLLGIEHNKGTLNYDSDADFLMLNDSLYVQATYIAGQEVWRQDASGM; encoded by the exons ATGCCGTCCAACAAATCAGTGTCGGATGCGCCCATCGTCCAGTTCACCAACTGCCGTATCCTGAGGGACCACTGGCTCCAGAG GGAGGACCTGTGGGTGCGAGAGGGGAAGATCCTCAACCCGGAGAAACTCTTCTTTGATGAGAAGGGCTCTGCTGATGTGCAGCTGGACTGCAAGGGCAGCATCATCGCCCCAGGCTTCATCGACGTCCAGATCAATG GAGGCTTCGGGGTGGACTTCTCCCTGGCTACGGATGACTTCAAATCAGGGATTGACCTGGTCAGTCAGAAAATCCTCTCCCATGGAGTGACCTCCTTCTGTCCCACCCTGGTGACTTCTCCTCCATCTGTGTACCACCAG GTTCTCCCTCAGATCAGCGTAAGAAATGGTGGAGGCCATGGAGCAGGTATCCTGG GGGCCCATCTGGAAGGGCCGTTCATcagcagggagaagaaaggGGCCCACCCGGAGCACTGCCTGCGCACCTTCGAGGCAGGTGCCTTCCAGGACCTGCTGAACACCTACGGCTCCCTGGACTGTGTCCGGATAGTCACCCTGGCCCCTGAGATGAAGAGGAGCAGTGAGGTGATCCAGGAGCTCACCAAGAGGGGTGTCTGCGTCTCTCTGg GTCACTCGGTGGCCAATCTGTCCCAGGCCGAGGAGGCTGTGCAGCACGGCGCGACCTTCATCACGCACCTCTTCAACGCCATGCTGCCG TTCCACCACCGTGACCCTGGAATCGTGGGGCTGCTGACCAGTGACAAGATTCCCGCTGGGCGGAGGGTCTTCTATGGGATGATCTCTGATGGCATCCACACCAACCCTGCTGCCCTGCGGATCGCCCACCGAGCCCACCCCAAAG GCCTGGTGCTGGTGACAGATGCGATTGCTGGCATGGGGCTGGCACCGGGGCGGCACACGCTGGGGCAGCAGGTGGTGGAGATTGATGGGCTGAACACCTACATCGCAG GCACAAAGACCCTGAGTGGTAGCGTGGCGACCATGGATACGTGTGTGAGACACTTCCAAGAGGCCACAG GATGCTCCGTAGAGATGGCGTTGGAGGCAGCATCTCTGcatcctgcccagctcctggggaTTGAACACAACAAGGGGACACTGAATTATGACTCCGATGCAG ATTTCCTGATGCTGAACGACAGCCTGTATGTGCAAGCCACGTACATCGCCGgccaggaggtctggagacaggACGCGTCAGGCATGTGA
- the C16H8orf33 gene encoding UPF0488 protein C8orf33 homolog isoform X6 codes for MSDVFGDYCLSMAEGQESMEKAGMKPGALEVQPSSGQVADGMKQSDPSPEAKPELFTSSGSSFRFDFTLSETNPGADPGDSRAVTATKQESWNGALRFAASGQEPKFAFNFAIPDEDCCQLQLLPSSQHTDPSLPAEAAALPRAAAMWEPEVTQAAGSAPKEDRSHVTSKIPQPETAPADEAATAKSTGDEAAQKKKKKKKQKPPVSKMEREETETSRKAKTEAKSCQNTNTSHQDEKTSQSDEQLQKELDWCVQQLELGLKTQKPTPKQAEEALRAIRTLRSDKAPLVKKRQLMRAMFGDYRKKLQEELCRELKLMETAAKAARIVEVKGSIRKKNGKFIRKCSGACRKSQGSAGFPSESPRTLYTGLFNDTASKEEFRFNFF; via the exons ATGAGTGATGTGTTTGGGGATTATTGTCTCAGCATGGCTGAGGGTCAGGAGAGCATGGAGAAAGCAG GCATGAAACCTGGTGCTCTGGAAGTACAGCCAAGCAGTGGGCAGGTTGCAGATGGTATGAAACAGTCTGACCCAAGCCCTGAGGCAAAGCCAGAGCTGTTCACATCATCTGGCAGCAGCTTCCGATTTGATTTTACACTTTCCGAGACCAACCCAGGAGCAGACCCTGGTGACAGCAGAGCTGTCACAGCCACCAAGCAGGAGAGCTGGAATGGAGCCTTGAGGTTTGCTGCCTCTGGACAAGAACCCAAGTTTGCTTTCAACTTTGCCATCCCAGATGAAGACTGTTGTCAGCTCCAGCTACTTCCCTCAAGCCAACATACAGATCCTTCACTGCCTGCtgaagcagcagccctgccaCGGGCTGCAGCCATGTGGGAGCCCGAGGTGACTCAAGCTGCAGGGAGTGCACCCAAAGAGGACAGAAGCCATGTCACATCAAAGATCCCCCAACCAGAGACTGCTCCTGCAGATGAAGCAGCAACAGCGAAATCAACAGGAGATGAAGCTgcccagaagaagaaaaagaagaagaaacaaaaaccaccaGTCAGTAAAATGGAGAGAGAAGAAACTGAGACCAGCAGGaaagcaaagacagaagctaaGAGCTGTCAAAATACAAATACTTCCCATCAGGATGAGAAGACCTCCCAG TCAgatgagcagctgcagaaggagCTGGACTGGTGTGTGCAACAGCTGGAACTTGGCTTGAAGACACAGAAACCCACTCCAAAGCAGG CTGAAGAGGCTCTCCGGGCCATCAGGACACTGCGCAGTGACAAGGCTCCACTGGTAAAGAAGCGGCAGCTCATGAGAGCCATGTTTGGAGACTACAGGAAGAAgttgcaggaggagctgtgcagggagcTGAAGCTCATGGAAACAG CTGCAAAGGCTGCCAGGATCGTGGAGGTGAAGGGAAGCATCCGCAAGAAGAATGGCAAATTCATCCGGAAGTGCTCAGGAGCTTGCAGGAAAAGCCAGGGTTCAGCAGGATTCCCTTCAGAGTCACCCAGGACGCTTTACACAGGCTTATTCAATGACACAGCTTCCAAAGAAGAATTTCGCTTTAATTTCTTCTAG
- the C16H8orf33 gene encoding UPF0488 protein C8orf33 homolog isoform X3 produces the protein MERAPQGVFQEELKWCISQLEADLHLTPPPKPVEETQHILKVLRSPETPLAKKQQVMSDVFGDYCLSMAEGQESMEKAGMKPGALEVQPSSGQVADGMKQSDPSPEAKPELFTSSGSSFRFDFTLSETNPGADPGDSRAVTATKQESWNGALRFAASGQEPKFAFNFAIPDEDCCQLQLLPSSQHTDPSLPAEAAALPRAAAMWEPEVTQAAGSAPKEDRSHVTSKIPQPETAPADEAATAKSTGDEAAQKKKKKKKQKPPVSKMEREETETSRKAKTEAKSCQNTNTSHQDEKTSQSDEQLQKELDWCVQQLELGLKTQKPTPKQAEEALRAIRTLRSDKAPLVKKRQLMRAMFGDYRKKLQEELCRELKLMETAAKAARIVEVKGSIRKKNGKFIRKCSGACRKSQGSAGFPSESPRTLYTGLFNDTASKEEFRFNFF, from the exons ATGGAGCGG GCTCCCCAGGGTGTGTTCCAGGAGGAGCTGAAGTGGTGCATTTCGCAGCTGGAGGCAGATCTCCACCTCAccccacccccaaaaccag TAGAGGAGACCCAGCACATTCTCAAGGTCCTGCGCTCCCCTGAGACTCCTCTTGCAAAGAAGCAACAAGTGATGAGTGATGTGTTTGGGGATTATTGTCTCAGCATGGCTGAGGGTCAGGAGAGCATGGAGAAAGCAG GCATGAAACCTGGTGCTCTGGAAGTACAGCCAAGCAGTGGGCAGGTTGCAGATGGTATGAAACAGTCTGACCCAAGCCCTGAGGCAAAGCCAGAGCTGTTCACATCATCTGGCAGCAGCTTCCGATTTGATTTTACACTTTCCGAGACCAACCCAGGAGCAGACCCTGGTGACAGCAGAGCTGTCACAGCCACCAAGCAGGAGAGCTGGAATGGAGCCTTGAGGTTTGCTGCCTCTGGACAAGAACCCAAGTTTGCTTTCAACTTTGCCATCCCAGATGAAGACTGTTGTCAGCTCCAGCTACTTCCCTCAAGCCAACATACAGATCCTTCACTGCCTGCtgaagcagcagccctgccaCGGGCTGCAGCCATGTGGGAGCCCGAGGTGACTCAAGCTGCAGGGAGTGCACCCAAAGAGGACAGAAGCCATGTCACATCAAAGATCCCCCAACCAGAGACTGCTCCTGCAGATGAAGCAGCAACAGCGAAATCAACAGGAGATGAAGCTgcccagaagaagaaaaagaagaagaaacaaaaaccaccaGTCAGTAAAATGGAGAGAGAAGAAACTGAGACCAGCAGGaaagcaaagacagaagctaaGAGCTGTCAAAATACAAATACTTCCCATCAGGATGAGAAGACCTCCCAG TCAgatgagcagctgcagaaggagCTGGACTGGTGTGTGCAACAGCTGGAACTTGGCTTGAAGACACAGAAACCCACTCCAAAGCAGG CTGAAGAGGCTCTCCGGGCCATCAGGACACTGCGCAGTGACAAGGCTCCACTGGTAAAGAAGCGGCAGCTCATGAGAGCCATGTTTGGAGACTACAGGAAGAAgttgcaggaggagctgtgcagggagcTGAAGCTCATGGAAACAG CTGCAAAGGCTGCCAGGATCGTGGAGGTGAAGGGAAGCATCCGCAAGAAGAATGGCAAATTCATCCGGAAGTGCTCAGGAGCTTGCAGGAAAAGCCAGGGTTCAGCAGGATTCCCTTCAGAGTCACCCAGGACGCTTTACACAGGCTTATTCAATGACACAGCTTCCAAAGAAGAATTTCGCTTTAATTTCTTCTAG
- the AMDHD2 gene encoding N-acetylglucosamine-6-phosphate deacetylase isoform X1, protein MPSNKSVSDAPIVQFTNCRILRDHWLQREDLWVREGKILNPEKLFFDEKGSADVQLDCKGSIIAPGFIDVQINGGFGVDFSLATDDFKSGIDLVSQKILSHGVTSFCPTLVTSPPSVYHQVLPQISVRNGGGHGAGILGAHLEGPFISREKKGAHPEHCLRTFEAGAFQDLLNTYGSLDCVRIVTLAPEMKRSSEGNEWRDGQRSHTLCLFPGHSVANLSQAEEAVQHGATFITHLFNAMLPFHHRDPGIVGLLTSDKIPAGRRVFYGMISDGIHTNPAALRIAHRAHPKGLVLVTDAIAGMGLAPGRHTLGQQVVEIDGLNTYIAGTKTLSGSVATMDTCVRHFQEATGCSVEMALEAASLHPAQLLGIEHNKGTLNYDSDADFLMLNDSLYVQATYIAGQEVWRQDASGM, encoded by the exons ATGCCGTCCAACAAATCAGTGTCGGATGCGCCCATCGTCCAGTTCACCAACTGCCGTATCCTGAGGGACCACTGGCTCCAGAG GGAGGACCTGTGGGTGCGAGAGGGGAAGATCCTCAACCCGGAGAAACTCTTCTTTGATGAGAAGGGCTCTGCTGATGTGCAGCTGGACTGCAAGGGCAGCATCATCGCCCCAGGCTTCATCGACGTCCAGATCAATG GAGGCTTCGGGGTGGACTTCTCCCTGGCTACGGATGACTTCAAATCAGGGATTGACCTGGTCAGTCAGAAAATCCTCTCCCATGGAGTGACCTCCTTCTGTCCCACCCTGGTGACTTCTCCTCCATCTGTGTACCACCAG GTTCTCCCTCAGATCAGCGTAAGAAATGGTGGAGGCCATGGAGCAGGTATCCTGG GGGCCCATCTGGAAGGGCCGTTCATcagcagggagaagaaaggGGCCCACCCGGAGCACTGCCTGCGCACCTTCGAGGCAGGTGCCTTCCAGGACCTGCTGAACACCTACGGCTCCCTGGACTGTGTCCGGATAGTCACCCTGGCCCCTGAGATGAAGAGGAGCAGTGAG GGGAATGaatggagagatgggcagaggaGTCACACGCTGTGTCTGTTCCCAGGTCACTCGGTGGCCAATCTGTCCCAGGCCGAGGAGGCTGTGCAGCACGGCGCGACCTTCATCACGCACCTCTTCAACGCCATGCTGCCG TTCCACCACCGTGACCCTGGAATCGTGGGGCTGCTGACCAGTGACAAGATTCCCGCTGGGCGGAGGGTCTTCTATGGGATGATCTCTGATGGCATCCACACCAACCCTGCTGCCCTGCGGATCGCCCACCGAGCCCACCCCAAAG GCCTGGTGCTGGTGACAGATGCGATTGCTGGCATGGGGCTGGCACCGGGGCGGCACACGCTGGGGCAGCAGGTGGTGGAGATTGATGGGCTGAACACCTACATCGCAG GCACAAAGACCCTGAGTGGTAGCGTGGCGACCATGGATACGTGTGTGAGACACTTCCAAGAGGCCACAG GATGCTCCGTAGAGATGGCGTTGGAGGCAGCATCTCTGcatcctgcccagctcctggggaTTGAACACAACAAGGGGACACTGAATTATGACTCCGATGCAG ATTTCCTGATGCTGAACGACAGCCTGTATGTGCAAGCCACGTACATCGCCGgccaggaggtctggagacaggACGCGTCAGGCATGTGA
- the C16H8orf33 gene encoding UPF0488 protein C8orf33 homolog isoform X5 produces MERAPQGVFQEELKWCISQLEADLHLTPPPKPGMKPGALEVQPSSGQVADGMKQSDPSPEAKPELFTSSGSSFRFDFTLSETNPGADPGDSRAVTATKQESWNGALRFAASGQEPKFAFNFAIPDEDCCQLQLLPSSQHTDPSLPAEAAALPRAAAMWEPEVTQAAGSAPKEDRSHVTSKIPQPETAPADEAATAKSTGDEAAQKKKKKKKQKPPVSKMEREETETSRKAKTEAKSCQNTNTSHQDEKTSQSDEQLQKELDWCVQQLELGLKTQKPTPKQAEEALRAIRTLRSDKAPLVKKRQLMRAMFGDYRKKLQEELCRELKLMETAAKAARIVEVKGSIRKKNGKFIRKCSGACRKSQGSAGFPSESPRTLYTGLFNDTASKEEFRFNFF; encoded by the exons ATGGAGCGG GCTCCCCAGGGTGTGTTCCAGGAGGAGCTGAAGTGGTGCATTTCGCAGCTGGAGGCAGATCTCCACCTCAccccacccccaaaaccag GCATGAAACCTGGTGCTCTGGAAGTACAGCCAAGCAGTGGGCAGGTTGCAGATGGTATGAAACAGTCTGACCCAAGCCCTGAGGCAAAGCCAGAGCTGTTCACATCATCTGGCAGCAGCTTCCGATTTGATTTTACACTTTCCGAGACCAACCCAGGAGCAGACCCTGGTGACAGCAGAGCTGTCACAGCCACCAAGCAGGAGAGCTGGAATGGAGCCTTGAGGTTTGCTGCCTCTGGACAAGAACCCAAGTTTGCTTTCAACTTTGCCATCCCAGATGAAGACTGTTGTCAGCTCCAGCTACTTCCCTCAAGCCAACATACAGATCCTTCACTGCCTGCtgaagcagcagccctgccaCGGGCTGCAGCCATGTGGGAGCCCGAGGTGACTCAAGCTGCAGGGAGTGCACCCAAAGAGGACAGAAGCCATGTCACATCAAAGATCCCCCAACCAGAGACTGCTCCTGCAGATGAAGCAGCAACAGCGAAATCAACAGGAGATGAAGCTgcccagaagaagaaaaagaagaagaaacaaaaaccaccaGTCAGTAAAATGGAGAGAGAAGAAACTGAGACCAGCAGGaaagcaaagacagaagctaaGAGCTGTCAAAATACAAATACTTCCCATCAGGATGAGAAGACCTCCCAG TCAgatgagcagctgcagaaggagCTGGACTGGTGTGTGCAACAGCTGGAACTTGGCTTGAAGACACAGAAACCCACTCCAAAGCAGG CTGAAGAGGCTCTCCGGGCCATCAGGACACTGCGCAGTGACAAGGCTCCACTGGTAAAGAAGCGGCAGCTCATGAGAGCCATGTTTGGAGACTACAGGAAGAAgttgcaggaggagctgtgcagggagcTGAAGCTCATGGAAACAG CTGCAAAGGCTGCCAGGATCGTGGAGGTGAAGGGAAGCATCCGCAAGAAGAATGGCAAATTCATCCGGAAGTGCTCAGGAGCTTGCAGGAAAAGCCAGGGTTCAGCAGGATTCCCTTCAGAGTCACCCAGGACGCTTTACACAGGCTTATTCAATGACACAGCTTCCAAAGAAGAATTTCGCTTTAATTTCTTCTAG
- the C16H8orf33 gene encoding UPF0488 protein C8orf33 homolog isoform X4, with protein MERTFFLPHPMSKAPQGVFQEELKWCISQLEADLHLTPPPKPGMKPGALEVQPSSGQVADGMKQSDPSPEAKPELFTSSGSSFRFDFTLSETNPGADPGDSRAVTATKQESWNGALRFAASGQEPKFAFNFAIPDEDCCQLQLLPSSQHTDPSLPAEAAALPRAAAMWEPEVTQAAGSAPKEDRSHVTSKIPQPETAPADEAATAKSTGDEAAQKKKKKKKQKPPVSKMEREETETSRKAKTEAKSCQNTNTSHQDEKTSQSDEQLQKELDWCVQQLELGLKTQKPTPKQAEEALRAIRTLRSDKAPLVKKRQLMRAMFGDYRKKLQEELCRELKLMETAAKAARIVEVKGSIRKKNGKFIRKCSGACRKSQGSAGFPSESPRTLYTGLFNDTASKEEFRFNFF; from the exons ATGGAGCGG ACATTCTTCCTTCCCCATCCCATGTCCAAGGCTCCCCAGGGTGTGTTCCAGGAGGAGCTGAAGTGGTGCATTTCGCAGCTGGAGGCAGATCTCCACCTCAccccacccccaaaaccag GCATGAAACCTGGTGCTCTGGAAGTACAGCCAAGCAGTGGGCAGGTTGCAGATGGTATGAAACAGTCTGACCCAAGCCCTGAGGCAAAGCCAGAGCTGTTCACATCATCTGGCAGCAGCTTCCGATTTGATTTTACACTTTCCGAGACCAACCCAGGAGCAGACCCTGGTGACAGCAGAGCTGTCACAGCCACCAAGCAGGAGAGCTGGAATGGAGCCTTGAGGTTTGCTGCCTCTGGACAAGAACCCAAGTTTGCTTTCAACTTTGCCATCCCAGATGAAGACTGTTGTCAGCTCCAGCTACTTCCCTCAAGCCAACATACAGATCCTTCACTGCCTGCtgaagcagcagccctgccaCGGGCTGCAGCCATGTGGGAGCCCGAGGTGACTCAAGCTGCAGGGAGTGCACCCAAAGAGGACAGAAGCCATGTCACATCAAAGATCCCCCAACCAGAGACTGCTCCTGCAGATGAAGCAGCAACAGCGAAATCAACAGGAGATGAAGCTgcccagaagaagaaaaagaagaagaaacaaaaaccaccaGTCAGTAAAATGGAGAGAGAAGAAACTGAGACCAGCAGGaaagcaaagacagaagctaaGAGCTGTCAAAATACAAATACTTCCCATCAGGATGAGAAGACCTCCCAG TCAgatgagcagctgcagaaggagCTGGACTGGTGTGTGCAACAGCTGGAACTTGGCTTGAAGACACAGAAACCCACTCCAAAGCAGG CTGAAGAGGCTCTCCGGGCCATCAGGACACTGCGCAGTGACAAGGCTCCACTGGTAAAGAAGCGGCAGCTCATGAGAGCCATGTTTGGAGACTACAGGAAGAAgttgcaggaggagctgtgcagggagcTGAAGCTCATGGAAACAG CTGCAAAGGCTGCCAGGATCGTGGAGGTGAAGGGAAGCATCCGCAAGAAGAATGGCAAATTCATCCGGAAGTGCTCAGGAGCTTGCAGGAAAAGCCAGGGTTCAGCAGGATTCCCTTCAGAGTCACCCAGGACGCTTTACACAGGCTTATTCAATGACACAGCTTCCAAAGAAGAATTTCGCTTTAATTTCTTCTAG